From the genome of Streptomyces sp. NBC_01116, one region includes:
- a CDS encoding lipopolysaccharide biosynthesis protein: protein MTSHHRAPDDQDEPALLRDQFRQLLRYRSLLATGVAVGLLGGGFLALGGDDVYTATGEVLVRSAISDPFAAGSTADKGINIGSERQTAVSDTVGTLAAGTLLKAGDDVTSRKLLTGLQVTNPPNTLTLRFSYTAATPEQARARAEALAGAYLAHRKARTEESIQNMSDGYRAQLGPLEEKRDLLENQIGAGAEDDVSSARANIIVSISELSRKISELKALDTTPGYLNKKPVAPTSPTGPGLPLLLGLGGVVGLALGLLLSWVRLVFDPAVRSTRELVRSLGAPLLGTLPRERAAAGSLLAIGRGTSRLAEEYRAVAFRLAYDPSFAESRRLLVTAPRGDSTEAAAAAANLAAAFAEMGRDVLLVEADLRTPSLARDLGSAAHEVRPPRWAAEEGGGGWPAGGRTNVDVPGSGAFALIPGTVVDNVPRALTSPPVGRIVAEAEGAGNVVIVLAPPVLSYADAVALVDRVEGVMIVCDPREVHRSDLERIREIIGASGGSVLGALLHPGRGRRRRERRQPKPTRRRGGGGGPTLTAGPDTTGNTGDPTETLGLRTFTLPAARR, encoded by the coding sequence ATGACGTCGCACCACCGCGCCCCGGACGACCAGGACGAGCCGGCGCTCCTGCGCGACCAGTTCCGCCAACTCCTGCGTTACCGCTCCCTGCTGGCCACCGGAGTCGCCGTCGGCCTGCTCGGCGGCGGCTTTCTCGCTCTCGGCGGCGACGACGTCTACACCGCCACCGGCGAGGTGCTCGTCCGCTCCGCGATCTCCGACCCCTTCGCCGCCGGATCCACCGCAGACAAGGGCATCAACATCGGGTCCGAGCGCCAGACCGCCGTCAGCGACACGGTGGGCACCCTGGCCGCCGGGACCCTGCTCAAGGCGGGCGACGACGTCACCTCCCGCAAGCTGCTCACCGGACTCCAGGTCACCAACCCGCCCAACACCCTCACCCTCCGCTTCTCCTACACGGCCGCCACCCCCGAGCAGGCCCGCGCCCGCGCCGAAGCCCTCGCCGGGGCCTATCTGGCCCACCGCAAGGCGCGCACCGAGGAGAGCATCCAGAACATGTCCGACGGCTACCGGGCCCAGCTCGGACCGCTGGAGGAGAAGCGCGACCTGCTGGAGAACCAGATCGGGGCGGGCGCGGAGGACGACGTCAGCAGCGCCCGCGCCAACATCATCGTCTCCATCTCCGAGCTGAGCCGGAAGATCTCCGAGCTGAAGGCCCTGGACACCACCCCCGGCTACCTCAACAAGAAGCCCGTCGCCCCCACGTCGCCCACCGGACCCGGCCTGCCCCTGCTCCTCGGGCTCGGCGGCGTCGTCGGCCTCGCGCTGGGACTGCTGCTCTCCTGGGTGCGCCTCGTCTTCGACCCCGCCGTACGCTCCACCCGCGAGCTCGTCCGCTCGCTCGGCGCACCCCTGCTCGGCACCCTGCCCCGGGAACGCGCCGCCGCGGGCAGCCTGCTCGCCATCGGCCGCGGCACCTCCCGGCTGGCCGAGGAGTACCGCGCCGTCGCCTTCCGGCTCGCCTACGACCCGTCGTTCGCCGAGAGCCGCCGCCTGCTGGTCACCGCCCCGCGCGGCGACAGCACGGAGGCCGCCGCCGCTGCCGCCAACCTGGCCGCAGCCTTCGCCGAGATGGGCCGCGACGTCCTGCTCGTCGAGGCGGACCTGCGCACCCCCTCGCTCGCCCGCGACCTGGGCTCCGCCGCCCACGAGGTGCGTCCGCCGCGCTGGGCCGCCGAGGAGGGCGGCGGTGGCTGGCCCGCCGGCGGCCGCACCAATGTGGACGTGCCCGGATCCGGCGCCTTCGCCCTGATCCCCGGGACCGTCGTCGACAACGTCCCGCGCGCGCTGACCTCCCCGCCCGTCGGCCGCATCGTCGCCGAGGCCGAGGGGGCCGGCAACGTCGTCATCGTCCTCGCCCCGCCCGTCCTCTCCTACGCGGACGCGGTCGCCCTGGTCGACCGGGTGGAAGGCGTCATGATCGTCTGCGATCCGCGCGAGGTGCACCGCAGCGACCTGGAACGCATCCGCGAGATCATCGGAGCCTCCGGCGGCTCCGTGCTCGGCGCGCTCCTCCACCCGGGCCGGGGACGGCGGCGCCGCGAGCGACGGCAGCCGAAGCCGACCCGCCGCCGGGGCGGTGGCGGCGGGCCCACCCTCACCGCCGGGCCGGACACCACCGGGAACACCGGCGACCCCACCGAGACCCTCGGCCTGCGCACCTTCACCCTGCCGGCCGCGCGCCGGTGA
- a CDS encoding glycosyltransferase codes for MKILHVVTLHTPDHAFGGPTRVAFNLSRVQRAAGDDARVMALGDGFPGGELPRQVEGVPVHLFQARHLLPMFEVSGITSAALLNTARRMMRGADLVHVHLMRDLVTLPAALLALATRTPLVVQTHGMIDPTEKKVAQLTDLLGVRKVLRAADAVLHLTEMERVDVNAVAAPVPLTRTVRLVNGVRPQERKPAREPGRPPTVLFLARIQERKRPEDFVAAMPHVLARHPDARFVLAGPDTGALAGTLALARKLGVADSLDHVGPLEHDQVLAADREADVYVLPAIEEPFPVSVLESMSVGTPVVITRTCGQAPDVSGAGAGRVIDSRVGEDAANARKVADAILELLEPEAAEQAGKAAWELVNEQFTIEAVTATLRRTYEDVVRRKRGR; via the coding sequence GTGAAAATCCTGCACGTTGTCACGCTCCACACTCCGGACCACGCCTTCGGCGGTCCGACCCGGGTGGCGTTCAACCTGTCCAGGGTCCAGCGGGCCGCCGGGGACGACGCCCGCGTCATGGCCCTCGGCGACGGCTTCCCCGGCGGTGAACTTCCCCGCCAGGTCGAGGGAGTTCCGGTCCACCTCTTCCAGGCGCGGCACCTTCTCCCGATGTTCGAGGTCAGCGGCATCACCTCCGCGGCGCTGCTGAACACCGCGCGCCGCATGATGCGCGGCGCCGACCTCGTCCACGTCCATCTCATGCGGGACCTGGTGACCCTGCCCGCGGCGCTCCTCGCGCTCGCGACCCGGACGCCCCTGGTCGTCCAGACCCACGGCATGATCGACCCCACCGAGAAGAAGGTCGCCCAGCTCACCGACCTGCTCGGGGTCCGCAAGGTGCTCCGTGCGGCGGACGCCGTCCTGCACCTCACGGAGATGGAGCGGGTCGATGTGAACGCCGTCGCCGCACCGGTGCCGCTCACCCGCACCGTACGGCTGGTCAACGGGGTCCGCCCGCAGGAGCGCAAGCCCGCCCGTGAACCCGGCCGCCCGCCCACCGTGCTCTTCCTCGCCCGGATCCAGGAGCGCAAGCGGCCCGAGGACTTCGTCGCCGCGATGCCGCACGTCCTCGCCCGCCACCCGGACGCCCGGTTCGTGCTGGCCGGGCCGGACACCGGCGCGCTGGCCGGCACCCTCGCACTCGCCCGGAAGCTGGGTGTGGCCGACTCCCTCGACCACGTGGGCCCGCTGGAGCACGATCAGGTCCTGGCCGCCGACCGCGAGGCCGATGTGTATGTGCTGCCGGCGATCGAGGAGCCGTTCCCGGTCTCGGTGCTGGAGTCGATGTCGGTCGGCACCCCGGTCGTCATCACCCGCACCTGCGGGCAGGCCCCCGACGTCTCCGGGGCGGGGGCGGGCCGGGTCATCGACAGCCGGGTCGGCGAGGACGCGGCCAACGCCCGCAAGGTCGCCGACGCGATCCTGGAGCTGCTGGAGCCGGAGGCGGCGGAGCAGGCGGGCAAGGCCGCCTGGGAGCTGGTGAACGAGCAGTTCACCATCGAGGCCGTCACCGCCACCCTCCGGCGGACCTACGAGGACGTGGTCCGCCGGAAGCGGGGACGATGA
- a CDS encoding glycosyltransferase family 2 protein: MTAGKPKLPIAVAIPTKNEGLNIAEAVKSVLGHFEAVVVVDSHSTDDTVKIAEECGAEVVTYTWDGGHPRKKQWCLENVRTDLDWILLLDGDERLSPGLLAELRETFRDPAAPKPAAYDIPLGYWFSGKRLRHGYTIRKRSLTDRTRSHYPEVGDLDAPGIGEVEGHYQPVAATVGTLTHPIEHQDLDPVTAWFERHNRYSDWEAWLEQHPQVKEQVRQVKSRQGQLFHKAPFKPVVSFAYMYLYRRGFLDGRAGFDFALAMSFYRWQIALKSREKPLR, translated from the coding sequence CGTGGCGATCCCCACCAAGAACGAGGGCCTCAACATCGCGGAGGCGGTGAAGTCGGTGCTCGGCCACTTCGAGGCGGTCGTGGTGGTGGACTCCCACAGCACCGACGACACCGTCAAGATCGCCGAGGAGTGCGGGGCCGAGGTGGTCACGTACACCTGGGACGGGGGTCACCCGCGCAAGAAGCAGTGGTGCCTGGAGAACGTCCGCACCGACCTGGACTGGATTCTGCTCCTGGACGGCGACGAGCGGCTCAGCCCCGGGCTGCTGGCCGAGCTGCGGGAGACCTTCCGGGACCCGGCGGCCCCGAAGCCCGCCGCGTACGACATACCGCTCGGCTACTGGTTCTCGGGGAAGCGGCTGCGCCACGGATACACCATCCGCAAGCGTTCGTTGACCGACCGGACCCGCTCCCACTACCCGGAGGTCGGGGACCTCGACGCCCCGGGCATCGGCGAGGTGGAGGGCCACTACCAGCCGGTCGCGGCGACGGTGGGGACCCTCACCCACCCCATCGAGCACCAGGACCTCGATCCGGTGACCGCCTGGTTCGAGCGGCACAACCGCTACTCGGACTGGGAGGCGTGGCTGGAGCAGCACCCCCAGGTGAAGGAGCAGGTGCGCCAGGTCAAGTCCCGCCAGGGGCAGTTGTTCCACAAGGCGCCGTTCAAGCCGGTGGTGTCGTTCGCGTACATGTACCTCTACCGGCGGGGCTTCCTGGACGGCCGGGCGGGCTTCGACTTCGCGCTGGCGATGAGCTTCTACCGCTGGCAGATCGCCCTCAAATCGCGGGAGAAGCCGTTGCGTTGA